A genomic region of Catalinimonas niigatensis contains the following coding sequences:
- a CDS encoding DUF262 domain-containing protein: MIEVKTPIDIGEIFKNYIKIDSKVMAIEALFANKKRFDKTNFKPPYQRNYVWNDEKASYFIESILLGTEIPPLIFFNSGGFNEVIDGRQRYETIYRFLNNHFKLKKGGLLKLKDLANKQFKDLNELKDTIWDTKLRIIEFSFHSKPETNYDIEDVVKKEIFKRYNTGITPLKPTEIDKAKYIDDDLNRYIKKALKNDQRLYDFIIETFYFDNDNIETVLKKVRQLLVQHRIPINYYATKKQEVISKYYELLSESINHEDDIKSIFNNFVRKINFISEVKKSIEREGGQANRLVFECLYWGLSVTENEGIPFSHIDDFNFKKKVSKYLSSNISNFKTDRSSFSEQIFERYSITATFFEESLNLSFKNYIVNHEAFKRYNKSLLKEKTDSDTLLKFESLRLNKPDASSNSIEDISRQMERQRFLVRPIYQRNEVINKNKSSAIIESILLGIKLPPIFVFKRSDGISEVIDGQQRLLSILGFLGKEYLDENKNLVKSEKDRFSLNLQNGILKDLHRKKFSTLSELMQERIEDFNLWVIEIDEKNNPAFDPVDLFIRLNYKPYPIKENTFEMWNSYVDREIIDYVKSLYKKNNDWFYLRKNNTRMDNEGLIIYLIYLQYKFNSVSPTLEGISTFLDVYKIGDKINIRIKSKNDITKILDSPDSISSFTSSFSSFENSFFAKLKALIFINENDSDKIINERLDTLMNKEHSIRTYQNFYTLWLLLSNINLEKVKPNRDSITQNIKSIFDNMSKVNSKDEFERSVNKFWKNYQ; this comes from the coding sequence ATGATTGAAGTTAAAACTCCTATTGACATTGGTGAAATCTTTAAAAATTATATAAAGATAGATTCTAAGGTAATGGCTATTGAAGCACTTTTTGCAAACAAAAAGAGGTTTGACAAAACCAATTTTAAACCACCATACCAAAGAAACTATGTGTGGAATGATGAAAAAGCATCTTATTTTATCGAGAGCATACTCTTAGGAACAGAGATCCCACCTCTAATCTTTTTTAATTCTGGTGGTTTTAATGAAGTCATTGATGGGCGCCAGCGCTATGAAACAATTTACAGGTTTCTCAATAATCATTTTAAGTTAAAAAAAGGTGGTTTACTAAAGTTAAAAGATTTAGCCAACAAACAATTCAAAGACCTAAATGAGCTAAAAGATACTATATGGGATACTAAACTCAGAATTATTGAATTCTCATTCCATAGTAAACCAGAAACTAATTATGATATTGAAGATGTAGTCAAAAAAGAAATTTTTAAAAGATACAATACAGGGATTACTCCCCTAAAACCAACAGAAATTGATAAAGCTAAATATATTGATGATGACCTTAACAGATATATAAAGAAGGCATTAAAGAACGACCAGAGGCTCTATGATTTTATAATTGAGACTTTTTATTTTGATAATGACAACATAGAGACCGTCTTAAAAAAAGTCAGACAACTTCTTGTGCAACATAGAATTCCAATAAATTATTATGCAACAAAAAAACAGGAAGTAATTAGTAAATACTATGAACTCCTATCTGAGAGTATTAATCATGAAGATGATATAAAATCAATTTTTAACAACTTCGTTAGAAAAATTAACTTCATCTCAGAAGTAAAAAAATCAATAGAACGTGAAGGGGGGCAAGCTAATAGATTGGTTTTTGAGTGCCTTTACTGGGGTTTATCTGTCACTGAAAATGAAGGTATTCCTTTCAGTCATATAGATGATTTTAACTTCAAAAAGAAAGTATCAAAATATTTATCATCTAATATCTCCAATTTTAAAACTGATAGAAGTTCTTTTTCAGAGCAGATTTTTGAAAGATATAGTATTACCGCCACATTTTTTGAAGAAAGTTTAAATCTTTCCTTCAAGAACTACATAGTTAATCATGAGGCTTTTAAAAGGTATAATAAGTCCTTGCTGAAAGAGAAAACTGACTCAGATACTCTTCTAAAGTTTGAGTCTTTACGGCTCAATAAGCCAGATGCATCTTCTAATTCTATAGAGGATATAAGTAGACAAATGGAAAGACAAAGGTTTTTAGTAAGACCCATATACCAACGTAATGAAGTTATAAATAAAAACAAATCATCAGCCATTATAGAAAGTATATTGTTAGGTATTAAACTTCCACCAATATTTGTTTTTAAGAGATCTGATGGAATATCAGAGGTGATAGATGGACAGCAGAGACTACTTTCTATATTAGGTTTTTTGGGCAAGGAATATTTAGATGAAAATAAGAATCTTGTTAAATCTGAAAAAGATAGGTTTTCCTTGAATTTACAAAACGGAATTTTAAAGGACTTGCATAGAAAGAAGTTTTCCACATTGTCAGAACTCATGCAAGAACGTATTGAAGACTTTAACCTATGGGTTATAGAAATTGATGAAAAAAATAATCCTGCATTTGATCCAGTTGATTTATTTATAAGGCTTAATTACAAACCATATCCTATCAAGGAAAATACCTTTGAGATGTGGAACTCATATGTTGATAGAGAAATAATTGATTATGTAAAAAGCCTTTATAAAAAAAATAATGACTGGTTCTACCTTCGCAAGAATAATACACGTATGGATAATGAAGGTCTTATAATCTATTTAATATATCTACAATATAAGTTTAACTCTGTTTCTCCAACATTAGAAGGAATCTCAACTTTCTTAGATGTATATAAAATAGGTGATAAAATCAATATCAGAATTAAATCCAAAAATGATATTACCAAAATTCTAGACTCTCCAGATTCAATTTCATCATTTACCTCCAGTTTTTCCTCTTTTGAAAATTCTTTTTTTGCTAAACTAAAAGCATTGATCTTCATAAATGAAAATGATAGTGATAAAATCATTAATGAAAGATTAGATACTCTAATGAACAAAGAACATTCTATAAGAACATATCAGAATTTTTATACCTTGTGGTTATTGCTTTCAAATATTAATCTGGAAAAAGTAAAACCTAACAGAGATAGTATTACCCAGAATATTAAGTCTATTTTTGACAACATGAGTAAAGTTAACTCGAAAGATGAGTTCGAGAGGTCTGTCAATAAATTCTGGAAAAATTATCAATAG
- a CDS encoding HsdM family class I SAM-dependent methyltransferase, with protein sequence MLDFISFSGIQAESKAEIEAMIRRKDAAGETYTEEEKALLRTYEGAGGIADANDEYGGAADEFYTSDFLIKIMWELAKHHGFPDNGKTLEPSCGTGRIFYHAPDQAKLYGIEINPISFRIAQILHPKATLYNQYFETVFLEPPRYTTKSSKPWLGVDFDLIIGNPPYGTHLGPYASYFNTKPKHHTIENFFMYYGLKLLKKNGLIVFLTSSNFLRNGDKYKEVKQAMGKIADLVDAYRLPAVFRNSSVPTDILVLKKLQS encoded by the coding sequence ATGTTAGATTTTATAAGTTTCTCAGGGATACAAGCAGAAAGTAAAGCAGAAATAGAAGCGATGATCCGCAGAAAGGATGCTGCGGGGGAGACCTATACTGAAGAAGAAAAAGCACTGCTAAGAACATATGAAGGTGCCGGGGGTATAGCCGATGCTAACGATGAATATGGAGGGGCGGCAGATGAGTTCTATACTTCGGATTTTCTTATCAAAATCATGTGGGAGCTTGCCAAACATCATGGCTTTCCGGATAACGGTAAAACATTAGAACCTTCATGCGGTACCGGAAGAATATTTTACCATGCGCCTGATCAGGCAAAGCTCTACGGGATAGAGATCAACCCCATCTCTTTTCGGATTGCCCAAATATTGCACCCCAAAGCTACACTTTACAACCAATATTTTGAAACGGTCTTTTTAGAACCACCACGCTATACCACCAAATCCAGCAAACCCTGGTTAGGAGTAGATTTTGACCTAATAATTGGCAATCCTCCTTACGGTACGCATCTGGGACCCTACGCCAGCTACTTCAATACTAAGCCCAAACATCATACTATTGAAAATTTCTTCATGTACTACGGGCTCAAATTGCTCAAAAAGAACGGGCTCATTGTATTCCTGACTTCTTCTAATTTCCTGCGCAATGGGGATAAGTACAAAGAAGTAAAGCAGGCAATGGGCAAAATAGCGGATCTGGTGGATGCCTACCGACTACCGGCAGTATTTAGAAATTCAAGCGTACCTACTGACATTCTGGTGCTTAAAAAATTACAGTCATGA
- a CDS encoding SNF2-related protein yields the protein MKHSPSCFRARIQIIEDYIHELPIERKAKNDVRSLLKQGYISPELYAKDNPYVLPAAENEEKLIEGYLWANLVSEEPLTFEEKTSYSTWFAMHPEKQLGEEKVTSSFHFPLVIKGKKEDIPRLIRAQLEKQPSEQPHSESSTTVTNQKKLLARAKVRAIIIKMNMLKMKNNKGVTHHTLSGLHGLAGLAGLSGHQLHTTLGALPTGTLGRLDDYTLGKLVKPERKEEGKRSFEEVIKMYNQGITEDEIKVWVWYRRSLGSPMTSWKKYFLDNTSSANRDNIAYANAATSILNNMWHKIATVPTGSILGKPTKFEHEYSGKVYLVLTNPQGQKIIVLKDHVTIKGTTQQVSDATLTGFVKKGLLFYSNGEMLPYPIFAYGNMYERAKQLEEDKDELMAKYGEAVFEKHKQVIAERTPKPISIQNVDPNERPKILAFSEFARSFAIDNLAEETGHEIADSYKDAQTGKISLRDAFWHYLQTLERTDFGNLSAHQLFYYYVLGRNMNRMDKAEAQMIMQYGPEEGEKLFGRFLHEGLALEDRQRIDFEWNRLYNGTADIMYHRIPVGFECSKTFGKNQGTLQFTPAQREAIAFMQAAGSGIVAYDVGVGKTMSAIIAMANNLYEGRVKRPVVVVPNPTYEKWKREIVGYTDKKTNQFIPGVLSHTGITINDWYNLGTQIRKGLDLEQEVPENSITMLTYEGFIQLGYSEKLQREFFDELNDIVMMKDVGKTNRDWSKMQKKNQKTVGQAQKGTRVDVDTLGFDFIVVDEAHNFKNVFTSTPTDDDGNKRFKMETVASDRAIKMFFMTNYIQRKFGRNVMLLTATPFTNSPLEVFSMLSMVAYDKMVQMGLKNIGSFLETFVLQEMEYANSYDGTIQQKYVVKRFNNRLLLQKLIHNHISYKTGEDAGVQRPIKVNLPKLYRTTPGGEVQRLGGDEQILTYLTMTEDQYAVQNQVIKLAMDKSRGGSILESMGQSLSNAISPYFTKLYNGLPPKDHVEFVKNSPKIDYTCQCIASVKKYHEDKGEAVSGQVIYMNRGKDYFPMLKKYLIEEVGYKQNVKHNKKSFDEVEVITSGISGNRKEAIKDAFQANVVKVIIGTSTITEGIDLQNHGTVLYILLPDWNPTSIRQVEGRIHRQKNRFGYVRIVMPLVNDSMDVFVFQKLEEKSSRINDLWYRSDRGNVLDQEALDPEEVKFALYTNIGELVKMELDKQEKENTRKKEVLESEHKTLLTLKGRIKTYQGFRDSLPRKMEELINRINDYFFGLSKNYEQQYYWRSKDEKQRKALTERIQDVVKDVQEFLSSTDRDDKELIRTGKRVLNLLGDISATDWQFNENFSEFRAIVPQVRKAETTTLAKRSMSIHDDLTPILDEMEQEIKKVDEEREFLRSEENMSRLETIVREKKAKLQIKPGTITERARDFASLNYLLDYSQADTMNQGHSLLPNEVDLFADEIKKIQQHKQISIAKEVEEEEIDEASVASDKLKAKAKAKAIIIKMKMLKMKRAA from the coding sequence ATGAAACATTCTCCAAGTTGTTTTCGGGCAAGGATTCAGATCATAGAGGACTACATCCATGAGTTACCCATTGAGCGTAAAGCAAAGAATGATGTACGTTCACTGCTCAAACAGGGCTATATTTCCCCGGAACTCTATGCTAAAGACAATCCTTATGTCTTGCCAGCAGCTGAAAATGAAGAAAAGCTTATTGAAGGATATCTATGGGCCAATTTAGTTTCTGAAGAACCACTGACTTTTGAGGAAAAAACAAGCTATTCCACCTGGTTTGCCATGCATCCGGAAAAGCAGTTGGGAGAAGAAAAAGTGACTTCGTCTTTTCATTTCCCCTTGGTCATTAAGGGCAAAAAAGAAGACATACCCCGCCTGATCCGGGCACAATTAGAAAAACAACCATCAGAGCAACCACACAGCGAATCATCAACAACCGTCACCAACCAGAAAAAACTATTGGCTAGGGCAAAAGTTAGAGCCATCATCATCAAAATGAACATGCTGAAAATGAAAAATAATAAAGGTGTAACTCACCACACTTTATCCGGTTTACATGGACTTGCTGGTTTGGCTGGATTATCCGGTCATCAACTCCATACTACTCTGGGAGCTTTACCAACAGGTACTTTAGGCAGATTAGATGACTATACCCTGGGCAAGCTCGTCAAACCTGAGCGCAAAGAAGAAGGCAAACGCAGCTTTGAGGAAGTCATCAAAATGTACAATCAGGGAATCACCGAAGACGAAATCAAAGTATGGGTATGGTACCGCAGATCTCTAGGCTCTCCCATGACTTCTTGGAAGAAGTATTTTCTTGATAATACAAGTAGTGCTAATCGTGATAACATAGCTTACGCCAATGCAGCTACTTCTATCCTTAACAACATGTGGCACAAAATAGCAACCGTTCCCACCGGATCAATTTTGGGCAAGCCCACCAAATTTGAGCATGAATATAGTGGTAAGGTGTATCTGGTCCTGACCAATCCACAAGGCCAAAAGATCATTGTGCTCAAAGACCATGTTACCATCAAAGGGACTACCCAGCAGGTAAGCGATGCTACGCTGACTGGTTTTGTAAAAAAAGGTCTGCTTTTCTACTCCAATGGTGAGATGCTGCCTTATCCCATTTTTGCATATGGAAATATGTACGAAAGGGCAAAGCAATTAGAAGAAGATAAGGATGAGCTTATGGCCAAGTACGGAGAAGCGGTATTTGAAAAGCACAAACAAGTCATAGCTGAGCGTACCCCTAAGCCGATTTCTATTCAAAATGTTGATCCCAACGAGCGGCCCAAGATCCTTGCTTTCTCTGAGTTTGCCAGAAGCTTTGCTATTGATAATCTGGCTGAAGAAACCGGCCATGAAATAGCAGATAGCTATAAAGATGCTCAAACTGGTAAAATTAGTCTGAGAGATGCTTTCTGGCACTATTTACAGACCTTAGAGCGTACCGACTTTGGCAATTTGTCTGCCCATCAGCTCTTCTACTACTATGTGCTAGGCCGCAACATGAACCGCATGGACAAGGCGGAAGCACAAATGATCATGCAGTATGGTCCTGAAGAAGGAGAAAAGCTCTTTGGCCGATTCCTGCATGAGGGTTTGGCACTGGAAGACCGGCAGCGCATAGACTTTGAATGGAACAGGCTCTACAATGGTACGGCAGACATCATGTATCACCGCATACCGGTAGGCTTTGAATGCAGCAAAACCTTTGGTAAAAATCAGGGTACTCTACAATTCACTCCTGCCCAAAGAGAAGCCATTGCTTTTATGCAGGCCGCAGGCTCAGGTATCGTGGCTTATGACGTAGGCGTAGGAAAAACCATGTCTGCCATCATTGCAATGGCCAACAACCTTTACGAAGGCCGGGTCAAACGTCCGGTAGTGGTGGTGCCCAACCCCACTTATGAGAAGTGGAAGCGGGAAATTGTCGGTTACACCGATAAAAAGACCAATCAGTTCATCCCGGGAGTGCTCTCCCATACTGGTATTACCATCAATGATTGGTATAACCTGGGCACCCAGATCAGAAAGGGCTTGGATTTAGAGCAAGAAGTACCCGAAAACAGCATTACCATGCTCACCTATGAAGGATTCATCCAGCTAGGCTACTCAGAAAAGCTGCAAAGAGAATTCTTTGATGAGCTCAATGACATTGTGATGATGAAGGATGTGGGTAAAACCAACCGGGACTGGTCCAAGATGCAGAAGAAGAACCAAAAGACGGTAGGCCAGGCTCAGAAGGGAACCCGAGTGGATGTAGATACGCTTGGCTTTGACTTTATTGTGGTGGATGAAGCCCATAACTTCAAAAATGTCTTTACCAGCACCCCTACGGATGATGATGGCAATAAGCGTTTCAAGATGGAAACAGTAGCTTCTGACAGGGCAATCAAAATGTTCTTTATGACCAACTACATCCAGCGAAAGTTTGGTCGTAATGTGATGCTCTTAACGGCCACTCCTTTTACCAATTCACCCCTGGAAGTATTCTCTATGCTTTCAATGGTAGCTTATGACAAGATGGTGCAGATGGGACTTAAGAACATCGGGTCATTCCTTGAAACCTTCGTGCTACAGGAAATGGAGTATGCCAATAGCTATGACGGTACGATACAGCAAAAGTATGTAGTGAAGCGGTTCAACAACCGATTGCTACTGCAAAAGCTAATTCACAACCATATCAGCTACAAAACAGGAGAGGATGCCGGTGTACAGCGGCCTATCAAAGTCAACTTACCTAAGCTTTATCGCACTACCCCAGGTGGAGAAGTGCAGAGACTAGGAGGAGATGAGCAGATCCTGACTTACCTTACCATGACCGAAGACCAGTATGCTGTACAAAACCAGGTGATCAAACTGGCAATGGACAAAAGTAGAGGGGGAAGCATTCTGGAAAGTATGGGACAATCTTTGAGCAATGCCATCAGCCCCTACTTTACCAAACTCTACAACGGATTGCCACCCAAGGATCATGTAGAATTTGTCAAGAACAGCCCCAAGATTGACTATACCTGCCAATGTATTGCATCCGTAAAAAAGTACCATGAAGACAAAGGAGAAGCTGTCTCCGGACAAGTCATCTATATGAACCGGGGAAAAGACTATTTCCCTATGCTCAAGAAATACCTCATTGAAGAAGTGGGCTATAAGCAGAACGTTAAGCACAACAAAAAGTCTTTTGATGAGGTAGAAGTCATTACTTCCGGAATATCTGGAAACCGGAAAGAAGCCATCAAAGATGCTTTCCAGGCCAATGTGGTGAAAGTCATCATCGGAACCAGCACCATTACGGAAGGAATAGACCTTCAAAATCATGGCACGGTACTGTATATCTTGCTACCTGACTGGAATCCTACCAGCATCAGACAGGTAGAAGGAAGAATCCACCGGCAGAAAAACCGCTTTGGCTACGTGCGTATCGTCATGCCGCTGGTCAATGACTCAATGGATGTGTTTGTATTCCAGAAGTTAGAAGAAAAGTCATCGCGCATCAACGATCTATGGTACCGCAGTGATAGAGGTAACGTACTGGATCAGGAGGCCCTGGACCCGGAAGAAGTGAAGTTTGCCCTCTACACCAATATTGGAGAGCTCGTGAAAATGGAGCTGGACAAGCAGGAAAAAGAGAATACCCGCAAAAAAGAAGTACTGGAATCAGAGCACAAGACCTTGCTTACGCTGAAAGGAAGGATCAAGACCTATCAGGGATTCAGGGATAGTTTGCCAAGGAAAATGGAAGAGTTGATCAATAGAATCAATGACTACTTCTTTGGACTATCTAAGAACTATGAGCAGCAATACTACTGGCGCAGCAAGGATGAGAAGCAGCGCAAAGCACTAACTGAGCGTATTCAGGATGTCGTCAAAGACGTACAGGAGTTTCTTTCGTCTACAGATAGGGATGACAAAGAATTGATCCGTACCGGAAAGCGTGTGCTCAACCTGTTGGGTGATATCAGCGCTACCGACTGGCAGTTCAATGAAAACTTCTCTGAGTTCAGGGCCATTGTACCCCAGGTACGAAAAGCGGAGACCACCACACTGGCCAAACGAAGTATGAGCATCCATGATGATCTTACGCCCATCCTTGACGAAATGGAGCAGGAAATCAAGAAAGTAGATGAGGAAAGAGAGTTCTTACGCTCTGAAGAAAACATGAGCAGACTGGAAACCATTGTTAGAGAGAAAAAAGCCAAGCTCCAGATCAAGCCCGGTACCATTACAGAACGTGCCAGGGACTTTGCCTCTCTTAATTATCTGCTGGATTACTCTCAGGCGGATACTATGAATCAGGGACATTCTCTCTTGCCAAATGAAGTAGATTTATTTGCCGATGAGATCAAAAAGATCCAGCAGCACAAGCAAATCAGCATTGCCAAGGAAGTGGAGGAAGAGGAAATAGACGAAGCTTCAGTAGCTTCTGACAAACTCAAAGCCAAGGCTAAGGCTAAAGCTATTATTATAAAAATGAAGATGTTGAAGATGAAGAGGGCGGCATGA
- a CDS encoding ligand-binding sensor domain-containing protein — protein sequence MTKIQYPKTKLSKQFLHFVYIFFTYALPKPGAKTGSFVGVNTKYIMMKNIPGLLFIFILSTSCGPNQTNAPQDNGRAGYSESQLKEADTSKVPMSMVRNIKQARNGDILIASYLGVFRYNGTSFTNISSEISSPSFWDVLEDRKGNLWFASKDSGVYHLPAGEISFQHFTTKDGLASNMALHIYEDRDGNIWFGASRYDGKSFRNFTTKDGFPSNNIRLLLEDKTGKLWFGAHGENMFVYDGKTFTVLKNKDGKAFNNVWSIIEDRKGNIWFGADGLWRYDGSTFTKVSQRGVYAIIEDKKGNIWTTGGVKLYGDVWALSRYDAKSLYDKTPTVTEIMSQGPALLGLMEANDGSIWFGSGSGVYRYDGNTITDFKSKEDQQ from the coding sequence TTGACAAAGATTCAGTATCCGAAAACTAAGCTATCCAAGCAATTTTTACATTTCGTTTACATTTTTTTTACATATGCTTTACCAAAGCCGGGCGCTAAGACGGGTAGCTTTGTTGGAGTTAATACTAAATACATAATGATGAAAAACATACCTGGTTTGCTCTTTATATTTATCCTCTCCACCTCCTGTGGACCAAACCAAACAAACGCACCACAAGATAATGGAAGAGCAGGATACTCCGAGTCTCAACTCAAAGAGGCAGACACCTCTAAGGTGCCTATGAGTATGGTTCGGAATATAAAGCAAGCTAGGAACGGAGACATTTTGATAGCTTCTTACTTAGGCGTGTTTCGATACAATGGAACATCTTTTACTAATATATCAAGTGAAATAAGTTCGCCCAGCTTCTGGGATGTTCTGGAAGATCGAAAAGGAAATCTTTGGTTCGCTTCCAAAGATTCGGGTGTTTATCACTTGCCTGCTGGGGAGATAAGCTTTCAACATTTTACAACAAAAGATGGGCTTGCCAGCAATATGGCGCTTCATATTTATGAGGACAGAGACGGTAATATTTGGTTCGGAGCAAGCCGTTACGATGGGAAATCTTTTCGAAATTTTACCACAAAAGATGGATTTCCCAGTAACAATATTCGCTTACTCCTTGAAGACAAAACCGGCAAGCTTTGGTTTGGTGCACATGGCGAAAATATGTTTGTTTATGATGGAAAAACATTTACTGTTTTAAAAAACAAAGACGGTAAAGCCTTTAACAACGTTTGGTCAATCATCGAAGATAGAAAAGGCAATATCTGGTTCGGCGCCGATGGTCTTTGGCGCTATGACGGCAGTACCTTTACTAAGGTATCGCAGAGGGGTGTTTATGCTATAATCGAAGATAAGAAAGGAAACATCTGGACTACTGGTGGAGTCAAACTCTATGGGGACGTCTGGGCACTTTCGCGTTATGATGCAAAGTCCTTATACGATAAGACGCCCACTGTAACCGAAATTATGTCACAAGGACCAGCTCTGTTGGGGCTTATGGAAGCTAACGATGGAAGTATTTGGTTTGGATCTGGAAGTGGCGTGTATCGTTATGATGGAAATACCATCACTGACTTTAAAAGCAAAGAGGATCAGCAATAA
- a CDS encoding serine hydrolase domain-containing protein gives MKIKTLFLLLLCQMFIMTNVLAQNIQERDSIQYRIKQVENSLSPIVRIAGKPLWNIEERMQDYNLAGLSIAVINDFQVEWAKGYGVTNVETKTKVNTETVFQAASMSKTVNAVALLKIADKQNISLDSNINSLLTSWKFPYNESINNEGITLRQLLSHTAGLSTHGFGGYKNSKDLPSIIEILEGVKPANSEKVLPIIPPNQEFKYSGGGTMLSQLILSDIQNSSYEAFVEENIFQPLQMNSSFYSVELDKYPDQIACGHLDNGKVLKNKYNIYPESAAAGLWVTPTELAKLLIDIQLSLANKNSMLLSNYSAEQMITPTLKNEVSALGTFIENHNGEKYAQHSGANKAFRAKYYFGTSCGKGVVVMVNGTNTEIIEEIIRSVAIVYDWPGFELYESSDETILTESNLTNYIGTYSLDNRNLQIILEDGVLVAQERKKWRANLIPATETSFIVENVRPQATVEFINDENGKVTKLLMQQGEHYEWLKTE, from the coding sequence ATGAAAATTAAAACACTTTTCCTGCTCCTTCTTTGTCAAATGTTCATAATGACTAATGTGCTGGCGCAAAACATTCAGGAGAGGGACTCAATCCAATATAGAATTAAACAAGTTGAAAATAGTTTAAGCCCCATTGTTCGCATTGCCGGTAAACCACTATGGAACATAGAGGAGCGAATGCAAGACTACAACCTTGCTGGGCTTAGTATTGCGGTAATCAATGATTTTCAAGTTGAATGGGCTAAAGGTTACGGTGTAACCAATGTGGAAACGAAAACAAAAGTGAACACCGAAACGGTTTTCCAAGCTGCTTCTATGAGCAAAACAGTAAATGCAGTAGCTCTATTAAAAATTGCAGACAAGCAGAATATAAGTTTGGATTCAAACATCAATTCTTTACTCACTTCCTGGAAATTTCCATACAACGAAAGTATTAACAATGAGGGAATTACCCTTCGCCAACTTCTTAGCCATACAGCAGGATTATCTACACACGGATTCGGCGGCTATAAAAACTCCAAAGATTTACCTTCCATCATTGAAATTTTAGAAGGTGTAAAACCAGCTAATTCGGAAAAGGTCTTACCAATAATTCCACCAAATCAAGAATTTAAGTATTCAGGAGGGGGAACTATGCTGTCTCAGCTGATTCTATCTGATATTCAAAATTCATCTTATGAAGCATTTGTGGAAGAGAATATTTTTCAGCCTCTTCAGATGAATAGCTCCTTCTATTCGGTAGAACTTGACAAATATCCTGACCAAATCGCCTGCGGGCACTTAGACAATGGCAAAGTTTTAAAAAACAAATATAATATCTATCCAGAATCTGCCGCCGCGGGATTATGGGTAACACCAACTGAATTGGCTAAATTACTCATTGACATTCAGCTTTCCCTGGCTAATAAAAACAGTATGCTTCTTTCTAATTACTCTGCTGAACAAATGATAACCCCAACACTCAAAAATGAGGTTTCGGCATTGGGGACATTCATTGAGAATCATAATGGAGAAAAATATGCGCAACATTCAGGAGCGAATAAAGCGTTTAGAGCTAAATATTATTTTGGAACATCGTGTGGAAAAGGAGTGGTTGTCATGGTCAATGGAACAAATACAGAAATCATTGAAGAAATAATAAGAAGTGTTGCAATAGTGTATGATTGGCCGGGTTTTGAGTTATACGAATCATCCGACGAAACCATTCTTACGGAATCTAACCTAACAAATTATATAGGAACTTACAGTCTGGACAACCGTAACCTCCAAATAATATTAGAAGATGGAGTCTTAGTTGCTCAGGAGAGGAAGAAGTGGAGGGCAAATCTCATTCCTGCCACTGAAACTTCTTTTATTGTAGAGAATGTGAGGCCACAGGCAACCGTAGAATTTATTAATGACGAAAATGGAAAGGTCACAAAACTATTAATGCAGCAGGGTGAACATTATGAATGGCTCAAAACGGAATGA